A single genomic interval of Streptomyces sp. 1222.5 harbors:
- a CDS encoding ankyrin repeat domain-containing protein — translation MSEAPDPEVVELATKIFDLARQGQTEALVAYVDAGVPANLTNDRGDSLVMLAAYHGHADAVKALLVRGAEADRINDRGQTPLAGAVFKGETDVIKVLLEAGADPAAGTPSAVDTARMFGKAELLELFGVN, via the coding sequence ATGAGCGAAGCCCCCGACCCCGAGGTCGTGGAGCTGGCCACCAAGATCTTCGATCTGGCCCGACAGGGGCAGACCGAGGCGCTCGTGGCGTATGTCGACGCGGGCGTGCCGGCCAATCTCACCAACGACCGCGGCGACTCCCTGGTGATGCTCGCCGCCTACCACGGCCACGCCGACGCGGTGAAGGCGCTGCTGGTCCGGGGCGCGGAGGCGGACCGGATCAACGACCGGGGCCAGACCCCGCTCGCGGGCGCCGTCTTCAAGGGCGAGACGGACGTGATCAAGGTCCTTCTCGAAGCCGGGGCGGACCCCGCCGCGGGCACGCCGTCGGCCGTCGACACGGCCCGCATGTTCGGCAAGGCGGAGCTGCTGGAGTTGTTCGGCGTCAACTGA